A part of Thermococcus sp. SY098 genomic DNA contains:
- the malP gene encoding maltodextrin phosphorylase, giving the protein MVVESTIKEKLPENIRGLAKLAYNYWWSWDHKATKMWMYIDEEHWREYKNPVKLLLDVDKERLKELARDEFFLDLYELVMSNFERYMSEKNTWFSINYPKWDKPIVYLCMEYGIGKSLPIYSGGLGILAGDHIKTASDLGLPLIAVGLLYKHGYFKQEIDENGRQIEEFPSYDPKEMPIKQILKENGEPLLISVPIEDREVYARVFEVNVGRIKLYLLDTDVEQNEEDDRRICDYLYNAELDKRVKQEILLGIGGMRLLKALKIEPGVIHLNEGHPAFANFERIVWYMEEGLSFEEALEVVRGTSVFTTHTPVPAGHDVFPVWFVEEKLRKFFEGLPKEKFLALGKVEEKDPNFNMSLLAIKTSNFINGVSKLHAEVTKKMWLNLWKGVPIDEIPIEGITNGIHTPTWVHEKLARLYDRYMGKVWREHVNLEGIWYAIERIPDKELWEAHLKAKRELIELIKRKIRERNARLGIEEPVPEINENALMIGFARRFATYKRATLILSNLERLRRIMNNPEMPVYLIFAGKAHPRDEAGKEFLKKVYEVSQMPEFKGKIIIIENYDMGSARLMVAGVDVWLNNPRRPLEASGTSGMKAGLNGVLNLSIYDGWWVEGYNGRNGWVIGEETTEPETEEDDIRDAQSLYDILENEVIPLYYENKEAWISMMKESIKSIAPRFSTHRMVKEYMTKFYTKAMEHGIWLVRDNFRWAREIAAWKKKVLENWGNVSIEKIITEDAKAMEVVINLGNLSPEDVKVELYYGVKVRDYIIEKPHIVELKRPESLGNGKYRYRYEGNALRNIINPCWHYAVRVYPYHPKLPYRFLMGGIIKWRGLLE; this is encoded by the coding sequence ATGGTGGTCGAATCAACGATTAAAGAGAAGCTTCCTGAAAATATTAGGGGCTTGGCAAAGCTTGCTTATAACTATTGGTGGAGTTGGGATCACAAAGCCACAAAAATGTGGATGTATATCGATGAAGAGCACTGGAGGGAGTATAAAAATCCGGTGAAGCTTCTCCTTGATGTAGATAAGGAAAGATTAAAAGAGCTTGCAAGAGATGAATTCTTTCTTGATTTATATGAACTTGTAATGAGCAATTTTGAAAGATATATGAGTGAGAAGAACACTTGGTTCTCTATTAATTATCCAAAGTGGGACAAGCCGATAGTGTATCTGTGCATGGAATATGGTATCGGAAAAAGTCTGCCCATTTATTCTGGTGGTCTTGGCATTCTTGCTGGGGATCATATAAAGACGGCAAGTGATTTGGGTCTGCCCCTTATTGCAGTGGGTCTTCTCTATAAGCACGGCTATTTCAAGCAGGAAATAGATGAAAACGGTAGACAAATTGAGGAGTTTCCAAGTTATGATCCAAAAGAAATGCCCATAAAGCAGATTCTCAAGGAGAATGGGGAGCCACTCCTAATTTCAGTTCCAATTGAAGATAGAGAGGTATATGCAAGGGTGTTTGAGGTAAACGTTGGGAGGATCAAGCTGTATCTGCTTGACACCGATGTAGAACAGAATGAGGAGGACGACAGAAGAATATGTGACTACCTTTACAATGCTGAGCTTGACAAAAGAGTTAAACAGGAAATTCTGCTTGGGATTGGAGGAATGAGGCTTTTAAAAGCTCTTAAAATTGAACCTGGGGTCATACATTTAAATGAAGGTCATCCGGCTTTTGCAAACTTTGAAAGGATTGTATGGTATATGGAGGAAGGACTAAGCTTTGAGGAGGCATTAGAAGTCGTTAGAGGAACGAGTGTTTTCACAACCCATACGCCTGTTCCTGCTGGACATGATGTTTTTCCAGTCTGGTTTGTTGAGGAGAAGCTTAGAAAGTTCTTTGAGGGTTTGCCCAAGGAAAAATTTTTGGCTTTAGGTAAGGTTGAGGAAAAAGACCCCAACTTTAATATGAGCCTTTTGGCTATAAAAACCTCCAACTTTATAAACGGCGTCAGTAAGCTTCATGCAGAGGTTACAAAGAAAATGTGGCTTAATCTTTGGAAAGGAGTCCCTATTGATGAGATCCCAATTGAGGGAATAACAAACGGGATTCATACACCAACATGGGTTCATGAAAAGCTTGCTCGTTTGTATGACAGATACATGGGGAAGGTCTGGAGAGAACATGTGAACTTGGAGGGTATCTGGTATGCCATCGAAAGAATTCCAGACAAAGAGCTCTGGGAAGCGCATCTAAAAGCCAAAAGAGAACTGATTGAACTAATCAAGAGAAAAATCAGGGAAAGAAATGCCCGTTTAGGTATTGAGGAGCCAGTTCCAGAAATTAATGAAAATGCTTTGATGATAGGATTTGCAAGGAGATTTGCAACATATAAGAGAGCAACTCTAATTTTGAGCAATCTTGAGCGCTTAAGGAGGATAATGAACAATCCAGAGATGCCTGTGTATCTAATCTTTGCAGGAAAAGCTCATCCAAGGGACGAAGCTGGAAAGGAATTCTTGAAGAAAGTTTACGAAGTTTCCCAAATGCCCGAGTTTAAAGGTAAAATAATCATTATAGAAAACTATGACATGGGTTCTGCCCGTTTAATGGTTGCTGGCGTTGATGTGTGGCTCAACAACCCAAGGAGACCTCTTGAGGCAAGTGGAACGAGTGGCATGAAGGCTGGACTTAACGGCGTCCTTAATTTAAGCATCTACGATGGATGGTGGGTTGAAGGATACAACGGGAGAAACGGCTGGGTTATAGGGGAGGAGACAACAGAACCAGAGACCGAAGAAGACGATATAAGGGATGCTCAGAGTTTATATGATATTCTCGAAAATGAAGTAATTCCCCTTTATTATGAGAACAAAGAAGCTTGGATAAGCATGATGAAGGAGAGCATAAAGAGCATAGCGCCAAGGTTCAGCACTCACAGGATGGTCAAGGAGTACATGACAAAATTCTATACAAAGGCTATGGAGCATGGAATCTGGCTTGTGAGAGATAACTTCCGCTGGGCAAGAGAGATAGCAGCTTGGAAAAAGAAAGTGCTTGAAAATTGGGGGAATGTAAGCATTGAAAAAATAATTACAGAGGACGCTAAGGCAATGGAAGTTGTCATAAACCTTGGAAATCTGAGTCCTGAGGATGTAAAAGTTGAGCTCTACTATGGAGTGAAGGTCAGGGACTACATAATTGAGAAGCCCCACATAGTTGAACTAAAGAGGCCCGAATCTCTGGGGAATGGAAAATACAGGTACAGATACGAAGGAAACGCTTTGAGGAATATAATCAATCCATGCTGGCACTATGCTGTGAGAGTTTATCCCTACCATCCAAAGTTGCCATACAGATTCCTGATGGGGGGCATAATAAAGTGGCGTGGATTGCTTGAGTGA
- a CDS encoding sodium-dependent transporter: protein MEERTKWTIYLTFLVAGFATGIGTMGLFPQFWLQYGITGLSVYLIFTLFFTYLAILEAESTQKTAYHFVELYTKLTRTSGMIIAILLAIMVFLSYYTANTALILLSPFLGTGALGRLIAKLILLAVTFIIITRAKEKTFLIMAGGSALFVIFAVITAIAFKTKIPAENFYLDLVKGMIFARQPLSLALLRDAAIRALYGVGLGFAFYLMIGSFMGRNFNSKVIIGTGVAIQVFIGIIATFTVIYSVAPGTPGLLLTYATGGEEGSIKFMEALPHVLANYQILLLMIAMSLFFAGLTSIVPTAEIGLQITQMLTGLSREKAATYFISFVVLLGLIDSYPPVADMMLQAINVFIFIGAIFEIYPILTKLKGQKSPIEHAIATVGAVVFALLGIYVMISEIKIGGYRVVSTVIAIVLLIIGIAIKEFGKASK from the coding sequence ATGGAGGAGAGGACAAAATGGACTATTTACTTGACATTTTTAGTGGCGGGATTTGCTACAGGGATAGGCACCATGGGTCTGTTTCCCCAGTTTTGGCTTCAGTACGGGATAACAGGACTGTCAGTGTACTTGATCTTCACACTCTTCTTCACGTACCTTGCTATACTTGAGGCAGAATCAACTCAGAAAACGGCATATCACTTTGTAGAGCTTTATACAAAGCTCACAAGAACATCTGGTATGATCATTGCGATTTTACTTGCGATCATGGTGTTCTTATCTTACTACACAGCAAACACAGCCCTTATACTGCTGTCTCCATTCCTCGGAACTGGAGCTCTCGGAAGGCTTATTGCAAAGCTTATTTTGTTAGCGGTAACATTTATAATAATCACAAGGGCCAAAGAGAAAACATTCCTTATAATGGCTGGTGGTTCAGCACTTTTCGTAATCTTTGCTGTGATAACAGCAATAGCATTCAAGACAAAAATACCAGCTGAAAACTTTTACCTGGACCTTGTTAAGGGAATGATATTTGCAAGGCAACCACTTTCATTAGCTCTGTTAAGGGATGCTGCTATTAGGGCTTTATATGGTGTCGGTTTGGGCTTTGCGTTCTACTTAATGATTGGAAGCTTTATGGGGAGAAACTTTAACTCTAAGGTAATTATTGGAACTGGCGTAGCTATCCAGGTATTTATTGGAATCATTGCAACGTTTACCGTGATATACTCAGTTGCTCCCGGAACTCCAGGGTTGCTTCTTACATATGCGACAGGTGGAGAAGAAGGCTCAATTAAATTTATGGAGGCTTTGCCTCATGTATTGGCTAATTATCAAATTTTGCTACTCATGATTGCGATGTCGCTCTTTTTTGCAGGTCTTACAAGCATTGTTCCAACAGCTGAAATTGGGCTTCAGATTACTCAAATGCTAACTGGCCTAAGCAGAGAAAAGGCAGCAACATATTTTATCAGCTTTGTGGTTCTGCTTGGACTCATTGACTCATATCCTCCAGTTGCCGACATGATGCTTCAGGCAATAAATGTTTTTATCTTCATTGGGGCAATATTTGAGATATATCCCATACTAACAAAACTGAAAGGGCAAAAAAGCCCAATAGAGCATGCAATAGCGACTGTGGGAGCAGTAGTTTTTGCATTATTGGGCATATATGTCATGATTTCGGAGATCAAGATTGGAGGATACAGGGTGGTTTCAACAGTAATAGCCATTGTCCTTTTGATCATAGGAATTGCAATAAAGGAATTCGGAAAGGCTTCGAAATAA
- a CDS encoding glutamate--tRNA ligase, with amino-acid sequence MEELILKYALINAIQHDGKANPKAVIGKVLGSHPELRPKAREIVPLVNKIVEEVNKMSIEEQEAKLREIYPEFFEKKEEKHEEKKGLPPLPKAEKGKVVTRFAPNPDGAFHLGNARAAILSHEYARMYDGKFILRFDDTDPKVKRPELIFYEWIIEDLKWLGFKIDEIHYASDRLEIYYKYAEELIKMGKAYVCTCKPEEFRKLRDAGKPCPHRDEPVEIQLERWEKMLDGTYKEGEAVVRIKTDLNHPNPAVRDWPALRIIDNPDHPRTGDKYRVWPLYNFASAIDDHDLGVTHIFRGQEHAENETRQRYIYNYFGWEYPVTVHHGRLSIEGVILSKSKTRKGIQEGKYLGWDDPRLGTIRALRRRGILPEAIRELIISVGLKRSDTTISWDNLAAINRKLIDPVANRYFFVADPIPMYIKGFDKEFTAKVPLHPDHPERGYRELKFTPEKPIYVSKDDLELLKKSEYIRLKDLFNVKLLEVSEGKIVAEFDSIEYEKAREHRWHMIHWVPEGKECEVIIPEGDELIVKEGLLEKDADVKVDDIVQFERFGFVRIDAIENGVVKAIFAHK; translated from the coding sequence ATGGAAGAGTTGATTTTAAAGTACGCGCTCATCAATGCAATTCAGCACGATGGAAAAGCTAACCCCAAGGCAGTCATAGGCAAAGTTCTCGGCAGTCATCCGGAGCTGAGACCAAAAGCCAGGGAGATAGTCCCTCTTGTGAATAAGATAGTTGAAGAAGTCAACAAGATGAGCATAGAGGAGCAAGAGGCAAAGCTCAGGGAGATTTATCCGGAGTTCTTTGAGAAAAAAGAAGAGAAACATGAAGAAAAGAAAGGATTACCTCCTCTTCCCAAAGCTGAGAAGGGCAAAGTAGTTACAAGGTTTGCTCCAAACCCTGATGGGGCTTTCCACTTAGGAAACGCTCGTGCAGCTATTTTAAGCCACGAGTATGCGAGAATGTATGATGGAAAGTTCATACTGAGATTTGACGACACTGATCCAAAGGTGAAGAGACCTGAGCTCATCTTTTATGAGTGGATAATTGAGGATTTAAAGTGGCTTGGCTTCAAGATTGATGAGATTCATTATGCCAGCGATAGGCTTGAGATTTATTACAAGTATGCTGAGGAGCTTATAAAGATGGGAAAAGCCTATGTGTGTACCTGCAAGCCGGAAGAATTCAGAAAGCTTCGTGATGCCGGGAAGCCATGTCCGCACCGTGATGAGCCTGTTGAAATTCAGCTTGAAAGATGGGAGAAGATGCTTGATGGTACTTACAAAGAAGGAGAAGCTGTTGTTAGAATAAAAACCGATTTAAACCATCCGAATCCAGCTGTGAGGGACTGGCCTGCTTTAAGAATAATTGACAATCCAGATCATCCCAGAACTGGAGATAAATACAGAGTTTGGCCACTCTATAACTTTGCATCAGCCATTGATGACCATGATCTCGGCGTAACTCACATCTTCAGGGGACAGGAGCATGCCGAGAATGAGACGAGGCAGCGCTATATTTACAACTATTTCGGCTGGGAGTATCCAGTGACTGTTCATCACGGCAGATTGTCAATTGAGGGGGTAATTCTAAGCAAATCAAAAACGAGAAAAGGAATTCAGGAGGGCAAATACTTAGGCTGGGATGATCCAAGATTAGGAACAATAAGAGCTTTAAGGAGAAGAGGAATTCTCCCAGAAGCAATTAGAGAACTGATTATAAGCGTCGGGCTCAAGAGGAGTGACACAACCATAAGCTGGGACAACTTGGCTGCGATAAACAGGAAGCTGATTGACCCAGTAGCAAACCGCTATTTCTTCGTTGCCGACCCAATTCCAATGTACATTAAAGGCTTTGACAAAGAATTCACCGCAAAAGTTCCTCTCCATCCAGATCATCCAGAGAGAGGATACAGAGAGCTAAAATTCACGCCAGAAAAACCAATTTATGTTTCAAAAGATGATTTGGAGCTGCTTAAAAAGAGTGAATACATAAGGCTCAAAGACCTCTTCAATGTTAAGCTCCTTGAAGTTAGCGAAGGGAAGATAGTTGCAGAGTTTGACAGCATTGAATATGAGAAAGCGAGAGAACACAGATGGCATATGATTCACTGGGTTCCAGAAGGAAAAGAATGCGAAGTTATAATTCCAGAGGGAGATGAGCTCATAGTCAAGGAAGGTCTGCTTGAGAAAGATGCAGATGTTAAAGTCGATGACATAGTGCAGTTCGAGAGATTCGGCTTTGTCAGAATTGATGCCATTGAAAATGGAGTCGTTAAGGCAATATTTGCCCACAAGTGA
- a CDS encoding phosphatase PAP2 family protein, translating into MRKLDNALLIVSIFLMLSSILATHFQVYAFWKAITFLGYEKFYMVLIPVIYLGYSSSYGITLFIPFILGMWLNLFLKNFFKLPRPPENLRIVEAEGYGFPSGHAQGSSMVFGYFAYTKEGIGFRVFCMTMIALISLSRIVLGVHYWRDIFGGIVLGVAVISLGVYLKNKVKYTPKVALLGIILSLLLPVISRSIGYANETFSIVEGSLIGAVVGYSSFKQFNLPDTSKIPFKKRIIMTAIGLFVSGAGYVLWKSGSPGLPTFAISTFTMVFLVPLAFLRLSYNHRK; encoded by the coding sequence ATGAGGAAACTCGACAATGCCTTACTTATAGTTTCAATTTTTCTTATGCTCTCTTCTATTTTAGCTACCCATTTCCAAGTTTATGCATTTTGGAAAGCTATAACATTCCTTGGATACGAGAAATTTTACATGGTTTTAATCCCAGTGATATATCTCGGCTACAGTTCATCATATGGAATAACACTCTTTATTCCCTTCATCCTTGGCATGTGGCTCAATTTGTTCCTTAAAAACTTCTTCAAGCTGCCAAGACCTCCAGAAAATCTTAGGATAGTCGAAGCTGAAGGATATGGATTCCCAAGCGGACATGCTCAAGGCTCAAGCATGGTCTTTGGTTACTTTGCCTACACAAAGGAAGGAATTGGATTTAGAGTTTTCTGCATGACTATGATAGCCTTGATTTCGCTTTCAAGGATAGTTCTGGGAGTCCACTATTGGAGGGACATATTTGGGGGAATTGTACTGGGAGTTGCAGTTATTTCTCTGGGGGTATACCTAAAGAATAAAGTCAAATACACACCAAAAGTTGCTTTATTAGGGATTATCCTAAGCCTTCTGCTTCCAGTGATATCAAGAAGCATTGGATATGCCAACGAAACATTTTCAATAGTTGAGGGCTCCCTGATTGGCGCAGTTGTTGGGTATTCATCATTTAAACAATTTAACTTACCAGATACATCAAAGATTCCCTTCAAAAAGAGAATAATAATGACAGCTATTGGTCTATTTGTCAGTGGTGCTGGCTATGTTCTCTGGAAATCTGGATCTCCTGGATTACCAACATTTGCCATATCAACATTTACGATGGTATTCCTCGTTCCATTGGCATTTTTGAGACTCTCCTATAACCACAGAAAATGA
- a CDS encoding alpha/beta hydrolase: MIIKILILLLALFFLFVVFVAYKMVKPPREIKGWTPKDLGYDYEEVTIQTKDGLKLHAWWIDQGNEKTVIPLHGYTSSKWNDLYIKPTMEILLKAGYNVLAFDFRAHGKSEGKYTTVGDKELIDLVSAIDWLKENHPEKAKKIGLIGFSMGAMVTIRALAEDERVCCGVADSPPMHLDKTGARGLKYFAKLPEWLYIFVKPFTLMISGGKVVHPLEYAEKVKKPLLLIAGKKDPLVRVEEIQEFYERNKKINPNVELWVTEAPHVRTILIAKDEYKKRILEFFERHL, encoded by the coding sequence ATGATTATAAAAATTTTAATCCTCCTTTTAGCTCTCTTTTTCCTCTTCGTAGTCTTTGTAGCATACAAAATGGTTAAGCCGCCGAGAGAGATTAAAGGATGGACGCCAAAGGATTTGGGCTACGACTACGAGGAAGTAACGATACAAACAAAAGACGGCTTAAAGCTTCACGCATGGTGGATTGACCAAGGGAATGAAAAAACTGTAATTCCCCTCCACGGCTACACCTCAAGTAAGTGGAACGACCTCTACATAAAGCCGACAATGGAAATTCTGCTGAAAGCCGGATACAATGTCCTTGCCTTTGATTTCAGGGCACATGGGAAGAGCGAAGGGAAGTACACGACAGTTGGAGACAAAGAGCTGATTGACTTAGTGTCAGCAATTGACTGGCTTAAGGAGAATCACCCAGAGAAAGCCAAGAAGATCGGACTTATAGGTTTTTCAATGGGTGCAATGGTCACTATAAGGGCTTTAGCTGAAGACGAAAGAGTTTGCTGTGGAGTTGCTGATTCTCCACCAATGCACCTTGATAAAACCGGAGCACGTGGTTTAAAGTATTTTGCAAAGCTCCCAGAGTGGCTGTATATTTTTGTAAAGCCATTTACACTAATGATAAGTGGGGGAAAAGTTGTTCATCCATTAGAATATGCAGAGAAAGTAAAGAAGCCTCTGTTACTAATAGCCGGAAAGAAAGACCCGCTCGTTAGAGTTGAAGAAATTCAGGAGTTCTACGAAAGGAACAAGAAAATCAATCCAAACGTTGAGCTTTGGGTTACAGAGGCTCCTCATGTCAGGACAATACTCATAGCAAAGGATGAATACAAGAAGAGAATTCTGGAGTTTTTCGAGAGACACCTCTAA
- a CDS encoding MFS transporter — MERKKFSWGVVLGLALLGFSRSVGWALNKGLSFPLLSSYTQSAFVKGTILALEGIIGLLIPPLLGYYSDTLKSKHGRRRPFIMIGGLLAGIAALMIYTAYALGAPLAGFALTLAFFYFSMHLYTAQFRALMPDTIESGERGKASGVITLLEWAGNLFLFGLAGFLIAKAVAETGEAEGIKALAQTPYLKIPFIITAVFLIGAALFVYFIVKEPKAPEIEKDESLIGYLKSIVENRDFLKFYAAQTLWWMSFEFIAIFLYGILAFILHGSATEENVKAVTSLGLYLMALFNITVLLGALPGGIIYDKLGRRLSIILGGIIFALPQLWGWFISTQTEIVIALGLAGIGWGILMAASYPVIGDLLTHYEREAFTGRYYGFFEATRSLPVLLAGTIGGAIVDLAGENYRILFPIGALLVLLAMPMIWRMKNLEPGEKQ; from the coding sequence ATGGAACGCAAGAAGTTTAGCTGGGGGGTAGTCTTGGGATTAGCACTTCTTGGGTTTAGTAGAAGTGTAGGGTGGGCATTAAATAAAGGACTTTCATTCCCATTGCTTTCCAGCTATACCCAGTCTGCATTTGTCAAGGGTACTATCTTAGCCCTTGAAGGGATCATAGGGTTGTTAATCCCACCACTTTTGGGGTATTACAGCGATACATTAAAATCAAAACACGGAAGGAGAAGACCTTTCATAATGATTGGAGGATTGCTGGCAGGAATAGCAGCTCTGATGATTTACACTGCTTATGCACTTGGAGCCCCACTGGCAGGTTTTGCACTAACCTTAGCGTTCTTCTACTTCTCAATGCATCTCTACACCGCACAGTTTAGGGCATTAATGCCAGACACAATAGAAAGTGGTGAGAGGGGAAAAGCGAGCGGTGTAATTACACTTTTGGAATGGGCGGGCAACCTTTTCCTCTTTGGGTTAGCCGGATTTCTAATAGCTAAAGCTGTTGCTGAAACAGGAGAAGCTGAGGGCATAAAAGCCTTGGCCCAAACTCCTTACCTTAAGATACCCTTCATAATAACTGCTGTCTTTCTCATTGGTGCAGCATTGTTCGTTTATTTCATAGTTAAAGAGCCGAAAGCCCCAGAAATCGAGAAGGATGAAAGTCTCATCGGGTACTTAAAGAGCATAGTTGAAAACAGGGACTTCTTAAAGTTTTATGCAGCCCAGACCCTTTGGTGGATGAGCTTTGAGTTCATAGCGATCTTCCTATATGGAATCTTAGCATTTATCCTCCATGGCTCAGCCACTGAAGAGAACGTTAAAGCAGTAACATCCCTCGGCTTATACCTAATGGCACTCTTTAACATCACAGTCTTGCTTGGAGCTCTACCCGGAGGAATAATCTACGACAAGCTTGGAAGGAGACTCAGCATAATCCTTGGAGGCATAATCTTTGCCCTGCCACAGCTCTGGGGATGGTTCATAAGCACGCAGACAGAGATAGTGATAGCCCTCGGATTGGCTGGAATAGGATGGGGAATACTAATGGCGGCATCCTATCCGGTCATTGGTGATTTACTAACCCACTATGAAAGAGAAGCATTCACAGGCAGATACTATGGATTCTTTGAAGCTACTCGCTCACTACCAGTGCTTTTGGCAGGAACAATTGGCGGTGCAATAGTTGACTTAGCCGGTGAAAATTACCGCATTTTATTCCCAATCGGTGCATTGCTTGTGTTGTTGGCAATGCCCATGATATGGCGCATGAAAAACCTTGAACCGGGTGAGAAGCAATGA
- a CDS encoding SLC45 family MFS transporter — MNEKFSYKRIFILGFGFFGISIIWALYNAYVPIFLKDFALSSFIIGIVMVIDNVFAIVMLPYLGALSDKTRTRLGRRMPYILIGAPSAAIFFALIPVARAHKNLALMMGTIILMNFFMAVFRSPVIALMPDITPSRFRSQANGIINFMGGLGALFAYFGGKALYDINYALPFYVGAAMMLTANLLVVIFIKEPEEYRKPSKEKVNLWELLKKTSHESFGELKENLKDVFASQEKSLLFILLAIFLWFIAFNSLETFFTSYAKFELGIKESTGAFLLGLFALGFMVFSIPAGFIGGRIGRKKTITLGLFVIIAVMLIALYLGTQAASGKIEVNFVVKAFAGLFLLGGFGWGMVNVNSLPMVVDMTTEEKVGGYTGLYYFFSMAANIFAPPLSGIAIDHFGYQSLLIFATIFFILALIAVQFVRRGDIVGQKPQDIYELIPDMD, encoded by the coding sequence ATGAACGAGAAGTTCAGCTATAAGAGGATATTCATTCTGGGATTTGGATTTTTTGGGATAAGCATCATCTGGGCGTTATATAACGCATACGTGCCAATTTTTCTAAAGGATTTTGCACTCAGCTCGTTTATAATTGGAATTGTAATGGTTATAGACAATGTCTTTGCAATAGTTATGCTCCCATACCTTGGAGCACTAAGTGATAAAACAAGGACAAGATTGGGAAGAAGAATGCCATATATCTTAATCGGTGCACCATCCGCAGCAATATTCTTTGCTCTGATACCAGTTGCAAGGGCGCATAAGAACTTGGCTTTGATGATGGGAACGATAATCTTGATGAACTTCTTCATGGCAGTCTTTAGGTCTCCAGTAATTGCCCTGATGCCGGATATAACTCCTTCAAGATTTAGAAGCCAAGCAAACGGAATAATAAACTTCATGGGCGGATTAGGAGCACTCTTCGCTTACTTCGGAGGAAAAGCTCTCTATGATATTAACTATGCCCTGCCCTTCTATGTTGGAGCCGCAATGATGCTGACTGCCAACTTGCTGGTTGTTATTTTTATAAAAGAGCCAGAGGAATACAGAAAGCCCTCAAAGGAAAAGGTCAACTTATGGGAGCTGCTCAAGAAAACAAGCCACGAGAGCTTTGGGGAGCTGAAGGAGAACCTCAAAGATGTCTTTGCAAGCCAAGAAAAGAGCCTTTTATTCATCTTGCTGGCAATATTCTTGTGGTTCATAGCATTCAATTCCCTCGAAACATTCTTCACAAGCTATGCCAAGTTTGAGCTCGGAATAAAGGAGAGCACTGGGGCATTCTTGCTTGGGCTCTTTGCCTTAGGATTTATGGTGTTCTCAATCCCTGCAGGATTTATAGGAGGAAGAATCGGAAGAAAGAAGACAATAACACTCGGACTATTTGTGATAATAGCTGTAATGCTTATTGCTTTATATCTTGGAACCCAAGCCGCAAGCGGAAAAATTGAAGTAAACTTTGTAGTAAAGGCGTTTGCTGGGCTATTCCTTCTCGGAGGCTTTGGATGGGGAATGGTGAATGTAAACTCACTCCCAATGGTCGTTGACATGACAACAGAAGAAAAAGTTGGGGGATACACTGGTCTCTACTACTTCTTCTCAATGGCAGCGAACATATTTGCACCTCCCCTCTCTGGAATAGCAATAGATCACTTTGGATATCAGTCGCTGCTAATCTTTGCCACAATATTCTTTATCTTAGCACTGATTGCAGTGCAGTTTGTTAGGAGAGGAGACATTGTAGGACAAAAACCGCAGGACATATACGAGCTAATTCCTGACATGGATTAA
- a CDS encoding glycerophosphodiester phosphodiesterase family protein yields MSMPQTIVLGHSGFRRVYPENTIIAFEKAIKAGADGIEFDVWLTKDGKLVTLHDGKFRTNGEVHYIKELNLKSLRKSHPHGKFIPTVDELFERFPNSIFNIDVKDKEAVKPLLKLVEEFDSFDRVIFSSPNPETLRLIRKHSKEAKLGFSIITETGVVKVALLKRNLKLYSLHVPLDGISYVGFPMFAALLKWVRGLGIKVFMWNYEMDELFWLPRLKGLYDGIIADNAVKVLNLIELGVI; encoded by the coding sequence ATGAGCATGCCTCAAACAATAGTCCTTGGACACAGCGGGTTTAGGAGGGTGTATCCGGAAAACACCATAATAGCCTTTGAAAAGGCAATTAAAGCTGGAGCGGATGGAATTGAGTTCGATGTTTGGCTCACAAAAGATGGAAAGCTGGTTACGCTTCATGACGGCAAATTTAGGACAAATGGTGAAGTGCACTATATTAAAGAATTGAACCTAAAGAGCCTTAGAAAATCTCATCCCCATGGCAAATTTATCCCCACCGTCGATGAGCTTTTTGAAAGGTTTCCCAACTCGATTTTCAATATTGACGTGAAGGATAAAGAAGCTGTAAAGCCTCTTTTAAAACTTGTTGAGGAGTTTGATAGTTTTGATAGGGTTATATTCTCATCTCCAAACCCTGAGACGCTCAGACTTATAAGGAAACATTCCAAAGAAGCTAAGCTTGGATTTTCTATAATCACGGAAACTGGAGTAGTCAAGGTAGCATTGCTTAAAAGAAACTTGAAGTTATATTCTCTTCACGTGCCGTTAGATGGCATCAGCTATGTCGGATTTCCTATGTTCGCTGCCCTCTTAAAGTGGGTGAGAGGATTGGGAATTAAGGTCTTTATGTGGAACTATGAAATGGATGAGCTCTTCTGGTTGCCCAGATTAAAGGGATTATATGACGGGATTATTGCAGATAATGCCGTAAAAGTGCTTAATCTTATAGAATTGGGCGTTATTTAG